GTGCAGCTCGATCTGCCCGCGGGAACGCCACGGGAAGATGCCCTGGCGGTTGGTCAGGATCTCGCACGGCGCCTGCTGAAGGAGGACACAGTCAAGGATGTGCAGGTCTACGCCGGGGAGGCCGCGCCCTTCACCTTTGTGGGCATGGTGCGCCACAGCTTCCTCCGCAAGGAGGCAGAGATGGTGGACCTCCAGGTGAACCTCGTGCCCAAGGGAGACCGCAAGGAACAAAGCCACGCCATCGTGGTGCGCCTGCGGCCCGAGTTGGAGAAGCTTGCGAAGCCTGCCGGGGCCAGAATGAAACTGGTGGAAATTCCGCCCGGCCCGCCGGTCATGGATACCATCGTGGCGGAAATCTACGGGCCCACCGATACGGAGCGCATCCGTTTATCGAAGGAAGTGCTGTGTGCCTTCCAGCAGGTGGAGGGCATCGTGGACGTGGATTCCACCCTCAATGCCACTGGTCCCAAGATCAGCCTGGTGCTGGACCGCGAGAAGGCGGCCCTGCACGGTGTGGCGCCCACCCATGTCATTCAAACCCTGGCCATGGCAGGCTACGGCCATCAGGCAGGCGCGTTTCATGTGTTGCGCGGCTCCAGCCAGGTACCGGTGGTGATCCAACTCGCGTCAGGCAAGCGTCAGAACCTCGAGCAGCTGCTCCAGCTCACGGTGCCTGGGGCCCGGGGGCAGGTGCCGGTGCGGGAACTGGTGGCAGTGAAGGAGGGCGTCGAAGATTCCGCCATCCACCACAAGAACCTCATGCCGGTGGTCTATGTGTTTTCTGACCTCGCTGGGGCCATCGAAAGCCCGGTGTACGCCCTGGCCGCGCTCAACAAGAAGATCGACGCCATGAAGGGCACCGCAGGCGCCGCCGTGCCCCGGCTGGGGTTGGCCCACCCCGAAAACACTGAATCGCTCTCCCTCAAGTGGGATGGGGAGTGGCACATCACCCTCGAAGTCTTCCGCGACCTCGGCATGGCCTTCGCGGCGGTGTTGGTGCTCATCTTCGTGCTGGTGGTGGGCTGGTTCGAGAGCTTCGAGATCCCGTGGGTGATCCTGGTGCCCATTCCGCTTTCGCTCATTGGCATCATTCCCGCCCATGGGCTGATGGGAGCCTTCTTCACGGCCACCAGCATGATCGGCTTCATCGCCGGGGCCGGCATCATCGTCCGCAACAGCATCATCCTGGTGGACTTCATCGAACTGAAGCTGAAGGAGGGCATGTCGCTCGAAGCGGCGGTGGAGGAAGCGGGCGTGGTGCGCTTCCGCCCCATGCTCCTCACGGCCTCCGCCGTGTTGGTGGGCAGCGCCGTCATGCTGGCCGACCCCATTTTCCAAGGGCTGGCCATCAGCCTCATGGCGGGTGAAGTGGCCGCCACCCTGCTTTCGCGCATGGCCGTGCCAGTTCTGTATTACCTCGTGGCCCGCCGGGGCCACGCGGCCAACCTGCAACGCCAAGCGGCTGTTTCCCTCACTGAGGAGTGACCTATGACCGTCGACCGCATCGTCCACACCATCGCGGGAAGTTTCATCCTGGCGAGCCTCGCCTTGGCGAAGCTGCACCACCCCAACTGGCTCTGGTTCACCGCCTTCGTGGGCGCGAACCTGCTGCAGAGCGGCCTCACCAACTGGTGCCTGATGTCGTCCATCCTGCGCAAACTGGGGGTTCCCGTGGGTGGCCCCGTGGGGGGTTCACGGTGAAGCCGATGCTGATCCGTATCGCCCTGGGGCTGGTGATGGGAGGTGCGTTGGGCTACGGGTGGCACCGCCTGGTGGGCTGCAGCACAGGTGCCTGTCCGCTCACAGCCACGCCGCTGCGGGGCATCAGTTATGGTGCTTTCATGGGAGTGATATGGGCCTGCATGCGCTGAGTGAATACTGGATCTACCTGCTGCCCCTGGCAGCACTGGGCTACTTCTGGTGGAGCCGCCGTTCGGCTTCTCCGGCCGACGTGAAGGCCCTGCTCGAACGGGGTGCCGTGATCGTGGATGTGCGCACCAAAGGCGAGTTCCAGGCCCAAGCACATCCCCGGGCCCTCAACATCCCCCTCGATCAGTTGGAAAGCCGACTGAAGGAACTGGACCGCTCGAAGCCGGTGCTCTGCTGCTGTGAATCCGGGGCCCGCAGCGGCTCCGCCGTGGCCCTTCTGAAACGCGCGGGGTTCACCGCGGTGGCCAACTTGGGTTCCTGGCGCCGCATCGCTTCCCTTCTTCCTCGAGGTGATCATGACGGCCACTAGCACCGTTTCCTGGGATTCAGGCTTGGCCTTTCAGGCAGAGCAGGATGGGCATCGGTTCATGCTGGATGCCAGTGCCGAGGCCGATGGCCGGAATCTGGGACCGCGCCCCAAGGCCCTGCTGTTATCCGCTCTGGGTGCCTGCACGGGCATCGATGTGGTGAGCATCCTTGAGAAGATGCGCGTGAAACTGGATGGCCTGCAGGTGCAGGTGAGCGCGGAGATGCGCGAGGAGCATCCCCGCATCTATACCGGCATCCATGTGCGCTATGTCTTCCGGGGCAGGGATCTCCCCATGGACAAGCTGGAGAGGGCCGTGCAGCTGTCAGAAGACACCTACTGCGGCGTCTCGGCCATGCTGCGGCCCGCGGTGCCCATCACCTCGGAGATCGTGGTTGAAGGCTGAGTGACCCCAACTGGCGGATAGGCTATCGCCGCTGCCAGGGTGAACCTGACATTCCAGGCGGCTGGCATGACCCTAGAACGGGTCGCCCCAGCTCAATGTGGCTCCGCCCCAGGAATCTGGTGCCCTGTTTTGGCAGGACCAGATTGAGGGGTCATGCATCGCATCCCCGATTGTTCAGACCTCTGTTTGGCCTCCTTGAAGGCACGGCAGAGGTCTGAAGGTCTGTCGTCAGAGCGGGTTGCCTCCCCGTGCCCTGGCGGCGGACGGAGATGTGCGGCATCCGACACCTCCGCTCTCGATCTGCCCCCCTTGGATTGAGATCCCTTCCCTTCGGGACGCGCCCCAACGTCCCACCCTTCTGGAGCCGCTATGAATCTCCTACCCCATCGTCTCAGCCGGTTGACGGCCCTTATCGCTCTGGGAAGCGCCGTGCTCTGCGCTCAGGGAACTCAGACCGGAAACATCGCGGGCACCGTCAAGGAAACCGGCACGAACAAGCCCATTGCCGGAGCCCGCGTGGTGTTGACCACGCAGCAGGGCGACCGAGTGACCATCACGAACGCTCAGGGGGCTTTCCGGTTCGCGCTGCTGATACCCGGTCCCGTGACGGTGAAAGCCACGGCCGATGGTTTCATCGGTGCTTCGCTGAATTCTCGTGTTCTCGTGGGCGACACGAACATCACCGATTTCCCGCTGAAACCGATCGGTGCGGCTCAAACCACGGTGGTGGTGGTGGCCTCCGCCAACATCGTGGACAAGACCGACGCCAAGACGGGCCAAACGTTTGCACTGGAGAACATCAACGATCTGCCCATCCAGAACCGCACCGTCAACAACATTGCTTCGCTTGCGCCGGGGGTGAGCGCCGATGCCAACGGCCTGACCATTCGTGGCGCCCAGAGCACCCAGGTGCTCTACCTGGTGGACGGCGCTGATGTGGCCGATCCTGTCACAGGCGGATTCACCGCCCAGCTGAATGAGGACATGCTCTCAGATGTGCAGGTGCTCAGCGGCGGCATCTCGGCGGAGTATGGCCGCTTCACGGGCGGCGTCGTGAATACGGTTACTCGGTCGGGCACCAACGAGTTCTCTGGGGTTCTCCGATTCAGCGTGCTCGACCCTGCTTGGAATGCCTACAATCCGTTGGGGCGGGGCTTGTCTGGATCCACCACCTTCAAGGATGCGCACAGCGTCCAGCAGAACATCGTGATCGCCGGTCCCATCCTCAAGGACCGCCTTTTCTTTGTGGTCGGTTATCGGGCCCAGGCCCCCTTTGCGCGGCTCACGGCGAACCAGACCACGGCTGATCCCGTTTTCGGAGGCGGCCAGCAGTACTACCTGGCCCAGACCGATGATCGCAAGGACATCAAGCTGGACTGGCAGATCAACACAGATCATCGGGTGTTCTGGCAGTACAACAAGACACAGATCGACCAGAGGGGACGAGACTACGGCTTCTTCCTGGGGGGCGGAAGCACCTCCCTGGCCACCCTCAGCAACCAGCCCAATACCTTCTCCTACTACACGCTGGGGTACCAGGGGCAGCTCACCTCGAACATGCTGCTCACCGCGCATTACGGTTACAAGAAGGAAATCCTCGGCGGTCCCGGCGGTGGCGGACAGGGTGGCAAGGCGCCGCTCATGTCGGACAATCAGACAGGCAATATTTTCGACAATGGATTCTTCGGAGCCGATGGCGACTCCCGTCCTATCCAGAACGGCTCCATCAGCCTGCTGAACTACCTCACCGGAGCTGGGGAGCATGAACTGAAGGTGGGCATCGACTGGTACCAGTCAGCTCATGCGGCGGCCAATTCCCAGAGCCCCACCAACACGTTCATCTACTTCAACGGCTTCACCGTGGATCCTGCGGCGGGTGGAAGCACGGCCATTTCCAACCGCATATTTGACATCAACAGCCCCACCACCACCTGGCTTCAGGTGTGGGTCCCGGTATTTGGCGCCAAGACCAAGAACACGATTCAGGCCGCCTATGTGAACGACAAGTGGAAGCTCAATGCCAACTGGAGCTTCAACGTGGGGCTGCGTGCGGACAATTTCAAATCCACCAATGACCTGGGAACCAACAATTTCAACCTCACCACGGTGACGCCGCGCCTCGCCGCCATCTGGGACTTCAAGGGGGATGGCGCCTGGATCGGGCAACTCTCCTATGGGGAATACGCAGGCCAGGTGCTGCAAGGCTCCACAGATGGCTCCTCCGTGGTGGGCAACCCCGCCGAGTACGACTATGTCTATCTGGGCGGCGATCCGCTTCAACGATCGAGTTTCTCTGCCACGCCCTTCAAGGTGGTGGATCCCAACCGTTACCGAGGCTCCTTCTCCATCGACCCGAACCTCAAGATGCCCACCATGCAGGAGGTGTCGATCAGCCTCAAGCATGCGGATGCACAGAACGGCATCTGGAGCCTGGCTTACAGCCGCCGTCGCTGGAAGAACTTCGTTGATGACGCAGTCGATCTCCAGACCCACCCTGTGGATGCCGCCGATCTCATCAAGACCGCGATCAGGAATGACCACACCCTTTGGCGCACCTACCAGAGCCTGGAGCTGCAGTTCCAGCAGCAGATCACGGAGGCCTTCAACTGGGGCGGCAGCGTCACTCTAAGTGAGCTGCGCGGCAACTATGAAGGCGGCCAGGTGGGAACCACCGAGCAGCTGAACAATTTCGGTCCCTTGGCTGGAACCCCTGGGGCTTCGCCGGATGCGCTTTCCCGGGCCCAGCTGGGACCTGATGGCTACCTCATCGCCGATGTGCCCGTTCGGGCCCGCATCACCGCCAACTATCTGGTGCACTTGGGAACCGGCAAACTGAACCTTGGCGCCATCTTCGCCTACACTTCCGGTGCGCCCTACAACAAGAGTGTTCCGACGGCCCCCGTTCCGGCTTCGCTTGCGGTGTTTGGCAGCACCTACACCGAATACTTTGCGCCGCGGGGGGCCTTCCGCTTCCCGGACACCTATCGCATGGACTTGCAGGTGGCGTACGAAGTGCCTGTGTGGAGGAAGGCCGCCTTCTTCACTCAGCTGAACCTCATCAATTTCCCGAACCACCAGCAGCAGCAGACCTGGAACACCACGGCCTCGGTGGTGGGCGGGGCCTGGAGGCCCGGCGCGAACTACGGGCTGGCCCGCACTTCCAACGACTACATTCCAGCCCGCACGGTCCAACTCTCGGCCGGCATCAAGTTCTAGTCATTCCATTCCAGGGATGGAGGGGCAGGGTGGCCCGAGTGGCACCCTGCCCCTCCTCATGCGTTTCCAGGTGCACCCTGGTGAAAGCTGGCCGGATGACCGGCCATTTGACGTAGTGTGAAAACAATGAATAAATGATGCATAAACAAGGCTTGAATTGAAAACATGGGCCCCGGACTGACCGCCCGCGTGGAAAAATAGACAACCGACGTCAGCTATGGGTGTCGGGTTGGGGAGGCACCTTGGGCGATCCACTGTTCTGGCACCGGCTGCAATTCGGCTTCACGGCTACGTATCACTACCTGTTCCCCCAGCTCACCATGGGCTTGGCCTTCATCATCGTGGTGTTGAAGGCCTTGGGCCTGAAGACGGGGGAGGCCCGCTACAACGACGCGGCCCGGTTCTGGATCCGCATCTTCGGCATCAACTTCGCCGTGGGCGTGGTGACGGGCATTCCCCTGGAGTTCCAGTTCGGCACCAACTGGGCGCGCTTCTCGCGGCTTTCCGGCGGCATCATCGGCCAAACGCTGGGCATGGAGGGCATGTTCGCCTTCTTCCTGGAGAGCAGCTTCCTGGGCCTGCTGATCTGGGGCGAGAAGAAGCTGTCGCCCAAGGGGCACTTCGGCGCCGCGGTGGCGCTGTGGCTGGGCAGCTGGCTGTCAGGCTTCTTCATCGTGGCCACCAATGCCTTCATGCAGCATCCCGTGGGCTACACCCTCATGGCCGATGGCACCCTGCAGCTGCAGAGCTTCTCGGCCTTCCTGATGAACCCCTGGGCCCATGTGCAGTACGCCCACACGATGATCGCCTCCGTGGTGACCGGCTCCTTCGTGGTGGCGGCCATCGGTGCGTATTGGACGCTCAAGGGCATCCACCAGGAACAGGCGAAACTGAACCTGCGGGTGGGCACGATCCTGGGCCTCATCTTCAGTGTGCTCGTCGCCTTCCCCACGGGCGACCTGCAGGGTAAGCAGGTGGCCAAGCACCAGCCCGTCACGCTGGCGGCCATGGAGGGCCGCTTCGAGAGCGGGCCCAAA
This sequence is a window from Geothrix sp. PMB-07. Protein-coding genes within it:
- a CDS encoding DUF6132 family protein; amino-acid sequence: MLIRIALGLVMGGALGYGWHRLVGCSTGACPLTATPLRGISYGAFMGVIWACMR
- a CDS encoding TonB-dependent receptor, which gives rise to MNLLPHRLSRLTALIALGSAVLCAQGTQTGNIAGTVKETGTNKPIAGARVVLTTQQGDRVTITNAQGAFRFALLIPGPVTVKATADGFIGASLNSRVLVGDTNITDFPLKPIGAAQTTVVVVASANIVDKTDAKTGQTFALENINDLPIQNRTVNNIASLAPGVSADANGLTIRGAQSTQVLYLVDGADVADPVTGGFTAQLNEDMLSDVQVLSGGISAEYGRFTGGVVNTVTRSGTNEFSGVLRFSVLDPAWNAYNPLGRGLSGSTTFKDAHSVQQNIVIAGPILKDRLFFVVGYRAQAPFARLTANQTTADPVFGGGQQYYLAQTDDRKDIKLDWQINTDHRVFWQYNKTQIDQRGRDYGFFLGGGSTSLATLSNQPNTFSYYTLGYQGQLTSNMLLTAHYGYKKEILGGPGGGGQGGKAPLMSDNQTGNIFDNGFFGADGDSRPIQNGSISLLNYLTGAGEHELKVGIDWYQSAHAAANSQSPTNTFIYFNGFTVDPAAGGSTAISNRIFDINSPTTTWLQVWVPVFGAKTKNTIQAAYVNDKWKLNANWSFNVGLRADNFKSTNDLGTNNFNLTTVTPRLAAIWDFKGDGAWIGQLSYGEYAGQVLQGSTDGSSVVGNPAEYDYVYLGGDPLQRSSFSATPFKVVDPNRYRGSFSIDPNLKMPTMQEVSISLKHADAQNGIWSLAYSRRRWKNFVDDAVDLQTHPVDAADLIKTAIRNDHTLWRTYQSLELQFQQQITEAFNWGGSVTLSELRGNYEGGQVGTTEQLNNFGPLAGTPGASPDALSRAQLGPDGYLIADVPVRARITANYLVHLGTGKLNLGAIFAYTSGAPYNKSVPTAPVPASLAVFGSTYTEYFAPRGAFRFPDTYRMDLQVAYEVPVWRKAAFFTQLNLINFPNHQQQQTWNTTASVVGGAWRPGANYGLARTSNDYIPARTVQLSAGIKF
- a CDS encoding rhodanese-like domain-containing protein — translated: MGLHALSEYWIYLLPLAALGYFWWSRRSASPADVKALLERGAVIVDVRTKGEFQAQAHPRALNIPLDQLESRLKELDRSKPVLCCCESGARSGSAVALLKRAGFTAVANLGSWRRIASLLPRGDHDGH
- a CDS encoding cytochrome ubiquinol oxidase subunit I, producing the protein MGDPLFWHRLQFGFTATYHYLFPQLTMGLAFIIVVLKALGLKTGEARYNDAARFWIRIFGINFAVGVVTGIPLEFQFGTNWARFSRLSGGIIGQTLGMEGMFAFFLESSFLGLLIWGEKKLSPKGHFGAAVALWLGSWLSGFFIVATNAFMQHPVGYTLMADGTLQLQSFSAFLMNPWAHVQYAHTMIASVVTGSFVVAAIGAYWTLKGIHQEQAKLNLRVGTILGLIFSVLVAFPTGDLQGKQVAKHQPVTLAAMEGRFESGPKASLTLIGQPDVAQRKIENPVKVPAVLSFIAYGTFSSNVKGLLEFPEDQWPQNIELLYYSFHIMAGLGTLMIALMALAALLLWKGKLDGNRPVLWALMLAFPFPYIATTAGWAVAEFGRQPWLIYGVLRTVHGASPTVHAGHTAFTTLGFAGIFVVLSALWLFLIGREIAHGPASHQA
- a CDS encoding DUF2892 domain-containing protein, producing the protein MTVDRIVHTIAGSFILASLALAKLHHPNWLWFTAFVGANLLQSGLTNWCLMSSILRKLGVPVGGPVGGSR
- a CDS encoding OsmC family protein, which produces MTATSTVSWDSGLAFQAEQDGHRFMLDASAEADGRNLGPRPKALLLSALGACTGIDVVSILEKMRVKLDGLQVQVSAEMREEHPRIYTGIHVRYVFRGRDLPMDKLERAVQLSEDTYCGVSAMLRPAVPITSEIVVEG